The genomic window agttcccatgTGATGTTTGTGCAGCTGCTCCAGAGTTTACAATTGGAAGGAAAGCTTAAAAGAATATATCCAGGTGCAATCTTAGCAGCAGGGCAGCCTACAGTCACAATTATATGTGATTCTGTTCAAGGGCTTTTATGTAACAGAACATTTATTAGTCTCATGATTCTATTAAGAAGTTAATTATTATGATAATACCTATTTTGTCCGATGGAAAGTTGTAGTTTAGAACAGATTAAGAACAGCTCAAATAATTGTTAGGCCAGGATACAAGCATTCTAGTCTTGGCACCATACCAGGACAGAAGTATTCTTTTGGAAACATTCAGATAAATAAGTACACTTAGGAGAGCTACACCATGCAACATTTCTTACACTGGAGctgcttttggtttgattgattgcTTTGTCTTATTTTAACTGTCATCATTGATACTTgtggaaaaagtaaaatgtcaCTAGACCCAGCTTACCTGTCTAATCAGTCTGGTTACTGATGAGCCCCAGAAGGAAATGGATCTTGAGGTTGTGGATAAATAGGTATTGGCTCATATTGTTGAATGTCTGGATCCTGACATATGGGACTCCCTCTCTGTAttcaaacaaaaggaaagagaacattGCAGAGAAATTGAGACAATGCCAGTGCAAATATTTCACCATAATTCCCATTGAAAACTTAGGTTGTCATTATTGGTAGGACTTTATACATCATCTACATGattgttttttcaaaattttagttaGATTTCTactgttttataagaaaaaatgtctttaaaaaggtaaaagaataaagcatttacatttttactgTTTGTTGACAGTTTTGttgttacataatatatatgggggCATTGATTACGGCCAGCCactgaaaaaagttttaaatatttttttgtaatATTAACTCCAAGCTTTGCCCAACAGTAAGAAGTCCAGGGAGGAGGAATTTACTAGTTCTGGGGTAGGTGGGACTGGTTCTTCTCACTCTTGAATTCTAATAAGCTTACTGTCTCCAAACTGGTACGTTCTTTAACATTCACTTCTGTTAATTCAAGTATCCTTCATCCTTCCTTCTGCATCTTTTTATCTGATGCCAttttacacttgatcttagccaaatgGCCGAGAAGTGATATTTGATGCCATTTTAATTCATCTACTTACTATACTAGTGTAAATTTTTGAGAACTTACAACGTGGATATGCCATGTCAAAATAATGTGAGAGATCAGGGAtacatttcattaagaaaaatgtgaaataaattaaatttcctaTCTTATTTAACATCGCTAATTTAACTTAATGACTTCATCACCCTTCAGAAGAATAAGTGGGAAACTGATAACAGCAGAAATGTTTTTAGCAACCTTTATGTTCCATTAGGTATATATCATGCCCAAAAGAATTAGAATATCAACCATTCTTTAGGCCAAGGCAATTATTTACCAGACAAAAGTACTTGAGATCTGAGAAAATAATTGGACTCTTCAGGTTGGCATTATGAGTTTCTACCTAAATGCTACTAATATATAACACTACGGGGGCTTTTCCCAGGGtattttaaatcaatcaatcaatcaatcaatcaatcaatcaatgtaTATTTTAGTCACTCATTATATAAACAGATTTCAGAATTAGGTATGGCCACCTCAGAGAATAAATACTCGGAGAAGAAAATGTGTTGTTACTATTCCATATCATTAGAGAAATACTCACCAGGAAACGTCTCCTATGAAAATGTTCctgttaaaataaagaacaaattaaaattttaatacatgctTAATTTTCAACTTCTTCAGTGAATGAATGTGTCTTACCTCTTCAGACGTATCAGCTcccttgggaaaagaaaagaagaaaatagttaaCATCTTAATTTTATAACTCAAGTTTAAGTGTAAAAAAACCTCTTAGTTGTCACAATTGTGAgcaagagaaaatggaagtaaaGTCTTAGGTTAACTGAtacagtaggtttttttttttattgtttaatgaaatctttaaaatgagtgaataatagatttttattgtaattaattTGCTATTTTCAAACATCTCCTCTGGTTTAAATTTCTTTAGTGtgtgaaagggaagaaaacccATCTCTGTGAGTAGGAGAgtgaaaacaaaaaggtaaaCTTTGGATTTGCTTAggacaaatgtattttattaggATACGTTTGAGTAGCTCAAAGTTACTTACACTCAAATCTTACTGAGCTGATAGAGCCAGGtattacatttttctctgttctttttaaatttgtatttttccatttctatcatTTCATGATAAATAATGTGATGGATTGTGATATCATAACcaagttgttttttaaacatcCGCTAGTATTTCTCTATTACTAAGCACAAAGAATACCAAAGTAAAAGGGACCattaattttaacagaaaaagaaacaaggttatggagaaagggaggaggaggaaaggaaggaggagggaagcaaTTCAGAGAAGTCAAGTTTTACCTAATGACACACAGTAGTAAATGACAAGACCAGCTTGGAACACCTGGTAGGTGTAGAGCTTTTAGTATTTAAGTGTCTTTTATCAGCCTCCCAGCCTCACATCTTTATGGGGCTCTTAcgaattttatttttacattatgcCAGTTACACTTCATGAGGTCTGAGCGCGTTTAGTATGTTTAGGGTGTGTTTGAGTATGTGCATGTGGGTGCACAtactcaaaatacattttaagtcatTAATGACCTATGTAGCTTAGTGCAAGAAAAATGttcatataaaaacattaaaatctatCAAGGCATgttcaaataaatgcaaatcttGGCCAGAGGACAAGAAATATGAGAGATACTTTAGACAATTACTGATAGCATATTGTTCAAAATTGCCCGACATACTTACAATCATGGCTAACATGAGAGCCATAATAAAGGCAAAGAGAAGGATCTTCATATTGGGCAGAGTCCTGTAGAAAGCATATGCGAAAAATCAGTAGCACATTCACTGCTGCCTTTACAAACCAAACATTTATTGATCGAACTGTGTTCTGAAGCCTTGTGAAACAGATGAGAAATACAAAGACAATTGAAACACACTGCCTGAAATAGTGGAAATTAGAGACTAGTAGGGACCTTAATAAGTAAAGGCAAATGTTGTGATATCGAAACACCACATTTCTACAAACATTAATAAAACAGACATCTGAAACAGGCCAAGCGAATGGcggtgttaaaaaaagaaaaaggcaaaatttgcATTACAGTATATAGGGTAAGTAAAGAGTTGTTGGGAGCtcgtaaacaaacaaacaaaaaaatgcggTACCATGAAAGTGAAAAAGTTCAGCTTGTAAGAAGGGCAAAAATGGAGACAGACTGACCACTTAGATTGTCGTGAAGTCATAGAGGCTTGAAATAATGACATTAGTGATCATAATTAAAGCAAAGTTTAAAGAGATGTTTAGAAGGTAGAATGACAAGGACTGAGTTTATAATAGAGTTAGTGAAGGTGAGCTAGTTTTCTGGCTTGAGAATTATGTGGATGGTGTAACCTGGTAATAGAAATTTAATAATAGTGGGTAGGAGAAAAAtcaagttgaaaataattttcaggaaaaatatttgtagttttttgttttgaaattgaaTTGGTAAAATGATATAATCTTCCAAATATTCTTATTCAAGAAATTAACTGAATGTAGGACTCTTTGATTTGTACTTATAATTCTATACATGCAAGTAAACCCAGTTCTCCTGTTGTTGAAAAAGACTTAAAGCAGATTACATCTGAATTATAAAcatccaaataaaaatatttccacaaatacatcatacacaaagataaactgaaagtggcttaaagacttaaacataagataggACACCTTAAATCTCCTAGAATAGAAcctaggcaaaatattctctgtcataaatcgtagcaatatttTCCCAAGTAAGTCTACCAAGACAATAGATAGAAATaagtgcaaaaataaataaatgggacttaattaaactaaTAAggttttgcacaacaaaggaaatctacagcaaaaagaaaagacaacccttggactcaaagaaaatatttgcaaacgattcaactgacaaaggcttaatttccagaatatacaaagagctcatgcaactcaataacagcagcaacaacaacaaaaattaacccaatcaaaaatgggcagaagacctaaacagacattttttcaaagaagaagtaccaatggccaatgggcacatgaaaagatgctcaatattgccaactaccagagaaatgcaaatcacaactacaaAGAAGTTATCACTTCATACTaatcagaaacagagaaataaatgttaagaaaataaaaaggctactAGCATACCCTTCCAACAGAACATATCTCCTCCATTTTACACATCAGTTACTTTGTACAACAATCACTGTCAATTCAGAGGCATTAAGATCCTGTATCCTTCAGATTTGACATGGGGtgatcatttctttaaattatttctgtattactAATTATCAATTATCAATAAATAATATGAACCTAATAAATATTCTTCAGATTATTCTACCAAGCAAAATATTAGTAGAAGACATCATATTAGGCATAATACCTTTCACCCAAGATGAGACTCACGCGTCAGAGAAGCTGAAATTCTGAAGTCCTAAGAGAGGATGTGCTTCCCTAGAGGACTGAAGTATTTAAATACACTGAAATCCTCCACTTGTCTTTCTCAATCATGTTAATTATGAGATCATATTATAAAACTGCAAATAATGCCCAAATCCTATCCCCAGAGACACTAAGagtgaaattaattaagtgaaaTTAAGAGTGATTTACAATAGAATATTGTGAAGTAGAGTGATAAGAAAGCACACAGAAATGTCAAATGTTAATCCCAGTGTCAATCTAGGAAACGTGATTTTgacaaagacaaatatggtaGAGTAAATCACATTAGAATTGAAGTGGCAGAAATGTTTCTTGAGAACACCATTTACTTTAGTTCAAGAAATATATGTTCAAAATGGAACAAATCTATGCCAAAAATATATCATCCAATGAAAATTTTACCTTTGTCTAGTATGGTGACACCTGTCAATTAAATTGGAGtcatcatttatttcaaatatgtttCCTACAAACtattacattttacatttgttcTATTGACTTTAGGATATTTTCTTAAAGTATATTCAAGCACTTGGAAAAATTTGGTAATCTTTTGGGTATTGCAtgataaaataattcttattcttaAATTAAGTAACCATAAAATCTCAGTAGTATATATTTCACATAGGGACTAGATGCGTAATAGTTGgaatttaatttccttcctttgagtCTTACACGTTTCTCAGTGGAAGTCATGAGTTGATGTAATTATAAGAGATAGAAGAAACTAAACTGGTTTCACAAAGTCCCTAgacaaatttacaaaaaaatttatttctttgctaCTTATTGGCTAATTTAATGTATTCAGAACCAAAAATCAGCAAatcatgtaaaatttaaataaatcatacatCTTTATTCATCGTTACTCAAAATGTGTTACATGAGACCATTGGAATCAGCATCGCCTGagaacttgttggaaatgcaaattcattaACCTCCTTTCCAGACACATTGAATCAGACTCCTGGACATGCACTAGGAATCTCATTGTAACAAtatctccaggtgattcttttAGCAACATAAAGTTTAAGAAGCCACATAGATACTCAAAAAAGGTATTACTTGTTTATAGGTATCACCCTATAATTAGAACTTACAATTTTGTATCAGGTGTTTTAAGGACATATTTATTAGGTGAATATTTTATGTTGCATATGAACAACCTCCTTACAAATTATTCTTGTTCTCTGGATAGTATACAAAACATACATGatttattaaagcaaaaaaaggaaagttaaattcaatttcaattattttttaatgatttctatgCCTTGTAGATATACTGTCTGAAATGCAAACCAAATCTAATTTCTAGTATATTCTGAATGGAGAAAAGATACATAGGTTTCAGCAAGCCCTGAAActagtctgttttttaaaaatgagccttGCTTTATTCATTGCATAAATGACAAatgattttattccttctttcctatattctttatttctcctgccttttctcactgATTTTCTTCACTCACTTTTGTGCTTATTGATTCATTTAAGCAATGGCCCTAGCTACTATTCTAGATGACCTATGATAGTCACAGCCTAGTGAGCAAGAAGAAAACGAATGCTCCAGAGGCCCTACCAAGCAACAAGAGCAACAAACACAATCTGCCAAGTAATAAAAATTGATAGATGttaacattaatatttaaaacctACAATTAAACTTAACTCACTAATATGTTAGTTTGGGGCACCAAAATGCAGGTATTATTCCATCCATCATTTGCTGCTTCAAGCGGTAGGAAGTGGAGGGATTACGTATGACAGTAAGAAACAGGAATAGTGGACTCTAAACAAAGAGTAGACTTCTTGTGTTACTT from Camelus ferus isolate YT-003-E chromosome 2, BCGSAC_Cfer_1.0, whole genome shotgun sequence includes these protein-coding regions:
- the STATH gene encoding statherin encodes the protein MLFIVGQMKKDKQEEEEEMKEERDWDFPAIISPSILIHRTLPNMKILLFAFIMALMLAMIGADTSEEEHFHRRRFLRGSPICQDPDIQQYEPIPIYPQPQDPFPSGAHQ